Part of the Bacillus cereus group sp. RP43 genome is shown below.
AAGAGAATGTCTACAAACATCCCTTTCTTATATCCTCTCGTACCGCCTAGTAGTACGATAAAAATGTTTGATTCTGCTAAAGAAGAAACGGAACTAGATTTATCAAACCCTGATGGATAAGCGACTAGTTGTCCTTCGTTATACTTCAGCTTCGCTCGTACAAATCTTGTAAATGGATTCGGTTTTAGAAAATCTTCTCCGAGTATTGCTTTTTCTCGCTTTACATGTGGTGTTTCACTAAACATATACGCACGAATGCTAGGTTTTACGAATAATTCAAAGCCTACGTAACAAGCAGATGGATTACCTGATAATCCGAATAATAATTTTCCGTTTAATTGCGCTACAGTCGTGACGCTTCCCGGCCGCATGGCTACTTTATTAAAAAGAACTGATGCGCCTAATTTTCCGTATATCGCTGGCAAATAATCGTAATCTCCTACCGAAACGCCACCAGTTGTAATTAACATATCAACTTCGCTTAACGCTCTTTTCACTGCTTCGTAGCACATATGAAAATCGTCACTAAACTTCCCGAAGTATTTTACTCTTCCACCTGCTCTTCGAATTTGAGACGATATCATATACGTATTACTATTTCGAATTTTCCCAGGTTGTAGTTCTTCATTTACATCGAGAAGCTCACTCCCAGTCGCTAATAGTCCAATGATAGGCTTTTTCGCTACTGGCACTTCGCTATAACCGAATGTAGCAAGCAGAGCTGAAATACCTGGATTAATGTAACAACCTCTTTTTGCGAGAACAGTTCCTTTACGCGCATCTTCACCTTGAAAGGAAATATTGTCCCCTTCTTTAAATGAGCGCCTCACTTCCATATAGCTTTTTCCGATATTCTCATATTGACGATGACGAGTCAGTTCTAGCATGACGACCGCGTTACATCCTTTCGGAATTTGTGCCCCTGTCATAATTCGAACTGCTTGAAACGCTCCTACTTCTTTAGGAAATACGGAACCTGCTCCAATTTCACCGATTACTTCAAATACGATTGGATTTTCACGACTTGCTCGCAAAGTATCTTTTGCCCTAATAGCAAATCCATCATATGGTGAGCGATCGAAGGAAGGAACATCGTGATCAGCTACTAAATCGGCTGCTAATGTACGTCCGTACGCTAATTCAAGTGGTACTAGTTCTTTTACACCACAATTAGCAAATTCCATCACTTTACGAACAGCCTCTTCAACTGTAATTGGCACTCTTCTTTCCATCATTACCAATCCCTTTCTATTACCCTAATAACCGATAGTAAAGTTGTTTTGCTTTTTGAATTTCATTCGTTCCGTGAATAAATACACGCCCATCTTGAAAAATGACGATGCGATAATCTTCTAATTGGCAAGAGAGCAAATACGGATTCCGATCAACTTTTCCGTGGTTCTTTAATACTTTTTCTAACTCGTCAAAATTGTAATGATTATTATGCGCCGGTCTAATTTGAACTGTATTTCTTCCGCATAAAACAGCTGTCTTCGTTTGATTTTCGTATGATAAATAAGGATAAGTTCTATTTGTTCCGCATGAAGGACAGTCTTCTGTTTTGATTTTTCCTAGTTTGATAGAATGATGTTGATTACTCCATATATCAAACATTAAAAATGTTTTTCTAATTGCTTCGTAATCTTCTACTAAAATTTTGAATGCTTCTGCCACTTGGTACGCTGCGACGATTTGAACAGCTGGACTAATAATTCCAACTGTGTCACACGTAGCCCCTGTAACAGGAACACTTTTCAACACGCAATGTAAGCACGGTGTTTTCTTCGGAATAATTGTATAGCTCATGCCATAACTTCCGACACAAGAACCGTAAATCCAAGGGATATTGTGTTTTTGTGATATATCATTGATCACGAACCGAATATCGAAATTATCTGTTGCATCAATAATGACATCGACACCACCTAATAAAGCCTCCATATTATCTACTCTTGCATCCATTACTAGCGCTTGAATTTGTACTTCTGAATTAATTTGTTTGAGACGATTCTGTGCCGCTATTACTTTTGGTAACTTTTCTATCGCATCTTGTTCAGCATAAAGCTGTTGCCGCTGTAAATTACTCCATTCTACGTAATCACGATCAATAATCGTTAATTTCCCGATACCTGCACGTACAAATGACTCTGCACTTGCACTTCCTAATGCACCTGCCCCGACTATTAACACATGCTTATTTCTAATCTTCTCTTGACCTTTACTTCCAATAGGAGTGAACAACTGTTGTCGTGAATACCGCTCTATCATGAAATAGCCTTCCTTTCATCTGAAAATCAACTTCATATACTATTATTTTTTCAACACATCTTTCTCGATAACACTTTGTTTCTGGTAACAAGAAAAATAAGCGAACCCAACAAATCCCGCTCCGCCAATTACATTTCCGATAAAGACAGGCACAAAGTTTTTCGCAAGATCCATCCACGTAAGGTGACCCGCAAAAATCACGGCTGAAATGACAAACATATTTGCTACTACTTGCTGAAATCCAATGACGACAAATGCCATAATCGGAATCCATATTCCAACAATCTTCCCAATTAAATCATTCGTTCCATATGCTAACCAAATTGCAAGGCAAACGAGCCAGTTACAACCAATTGCTAAAATTAACGTTCTCCCGAAAGATTCATGTAACTTATCTTGAGCTATCGCTATCGTCTTATTTAAATACGCACCCTCAGTTAGCCCGCCAAGATGACCGAAACAATACGCTACGAAAAGTGCACCTACAAAGTTAGTTAAAGTAATCCAAGCCCAATTGTTTAACACATGTTTCAATGAAATTTTACGTGCATAAAGTGCCATGGACATTGACATCATATTTCCCGTAATTAATTCTCCTCCTGCTAAAACAACTAGCATAAGTCCAATAGGAAAAACCGCTCCTCCTATAAAATTGACTAAACTTCCCCATTGCTCTGGTACATTACCTAGAACCCGAATATTAAGTAAAAATCCTAACGAAATGAATGCTCCTCCTAAAAAACCAAGAATAAGCATTGCGGATAGCGGTTGCCTTACCTTTTGAACACCGGATTCAATCACAAGCGCCGCGATTTGTTCCGGTTTATGAAATGCCATAACCAATTCCTCCATTTTTCTCAATTAAAAAAAGCAGCTTCAAAAAACCTTAAAAAATTAAGGATTTTTGAATGCTGCTTAATTTCTCTGCATGTCTCTTACAGAAATATCAATCATCATTTTTACTATACGCATAGAAAGTGTACAAAACTTGCACATTTCCCACTATTTACTTTAACAAAGAGAATCTACATTCGTAGTAGTTTCTCAGCCACCGATATGCGACATTTCAATTTTCGGCATTGTTTTTTTATTCGTATTGCTTAACCGTTCATCTGAATAGCGATCTGAACGATTATTCCAAATGTCACGAATAATATCAGTAATTTCCTCATCCGTATATCCAGAGCGAAGTAATTCTTTAAGATCGTTTCCTTTAGAAGCAAACAAACATGTATACAATTTTCCTTCTGCTGAAATACGCGCTCTTGTACATGATGAACAGAACGAATCTGTTACAGATGAAATAATTCCTATTTCTTCCTCACTACCCATATAGCGATAACGGGTCGCAACTTCACCAGGATAGTTCGCTTCAATACGTTCAAGCGGCATAACTTCATTAATCATCTTTAGTATTTCTTGCTTAGAAACTACTTCGCCTAATTCCCAGCCGTTAAAATTTCCGACATCCATATATTCAATGAACCGAAGGATATGCTTATTCTCTTTAAAGTACTCTGCCATCTGAACGATGTCTTGTTCATTTTTCCCTTTTTGAACAACCATGTTCATTTTAATTTTCATTCCAGCTTCCGCTGCAGCCTGTATTCCTGCAAGAACCGTTTTTACTTTACTTCTATTCCCATTTAAATAAGAGAAACGTTCTTCATTTAACGAGTCTAAACTAACTGTCACACGAGATAAACCCGCCTTATATAAATCCGGAGCAAATTTTTTAAGTAATGATCCATTTGTCGTTAAACCGATATCCTCTACTCCGTCAATTTCGTTTAACCGCTGTATGAGTTCAGGTAAATCTTTTCGAAGTAAAGGCTCTCCCCCAGTAATGCGTAACTTTCTTACACCTAAAGAAACGAAAATACGTGTAATCCTTTCAATTTCATCAAAAGATAAAATTTTATCATTAGACAAAAAAGAATAATCACGACCAAATATTTCCTCCGGCATACAATATCGACAGCGAAAATTACAACGATCGGTAACAGAAATACGTAAATCCTTTAAAGGACGATCCAATTTGTCTAATGTAACAGATTTCATATTTATTGCCTCGTTTCTACTTATTTATATTTACAATCCGCTCTGGATGCGTATATACATTTAAAGATTTATTGCGAATGAAGCCTATTGTAGTAATCCCTAACTGCTCTGCTAGCTCTAATGCTAACTCAGTTGGAGCTGATTTTGACAATATTACTTCACAGCCAATTTTCGCAACTTTTAATAGAATTTCAGAAGAGATACGTCCACTAAAAACAATAATTTTATCACCAATCGAAATGTTATTTTTTAAGCAATAGCCGTAAATTTTATCTAAAGCGTTATGTCTTCCTATATCCATGCGGCTTAAAACAATTCCACTCACATCACATAAAGCTGCATTATGAACGCCGCCTGTATGTTGAAACGTAGACGCAGATTGCTGCATATCATTCATTAACCGAAAACAATCCTCGGCAGAGATTTTCACGCGAATATCATTCATTTCTTTCGCAGTCAGCGCATCGTTTGCGAAAACAAACCCTTGCCTACTCATTCCACAGCACGAAGTAATATAACGTTTGTTTTGCATGTCACGATAATAAGGATTGATTTTCGTCGTTTTTACATGGACATAGCCTTCTTTTTCTTGCACCCATATTTCATCAATATCTTCATACTTTCGGATAATGCCTTCAGAGGCTAAAAAGCCAATTACCATGTCTTCAATATACTCTGGAGTACTAACCATTGTAACAAATTCCTGGCCGTTAATTTTAACCGTAACAGGAAACTCTGTTACAATGCTGTCCTCTATATGTTTAAATTCCCCTTGCTCATATTTGAAGATTTCCCGTTCCACCTGAATCGATTTCACGATGAGTATCCTTCTCTCACGTTATATTTTTATCAAAGACAAACACCGAAACTGCAATATCTTCATCTACTTTCATATCAGAAAACAGATGAACTAATTTCGCCCCAACAAGTTCTTCTAAATGTTCACGAGAATTAGCAGCATACACTTCTTGAATCATTTTCGTTCGAGCCATATGAACCATTTCCGCGCCCTCCATAGTTCCCGAAATGAATTTCTCTGTAGGTGTCAAATTCCCATAAAGTGTAGCAATCGCCATATTTTCAGCAAATACAGTATGAATTCGTTCCGGCCCTTTTCCGAATAAATCCTTTCGAAGCTTTCGTATCATATCATTAAATTCATGTACCATTTTTGACATACTCTCATTCCTTCCCAGCTAATCAATATTTACTTTTCAAATATTATTCCATCATAACCATTTTATCAAAATGACCATTTCGTCCAACTATTTAATAATGAGACGAAATGGATCATCTTTTTCAATTATCTCAAGTGCGCAAACAACATATGAAATACTATTATCGTTGCTTATTTATTCTTCTTTTAACCCTTTACCCATGCCTTTTAAGAAATGAAGACCAAATCCGATAGCACGATTAATATCTGGATCCTTCAGTACTTTCATAAGGTCTAATATTCCTACTTTTTTATTACTTTGCAAATGCTGATTTCCTTCATCCATACCTGTTAATACACTACCTATAAGCTTTTTCGTAAGTTCCGGATCAAGTTCTGTTAAAGCTCCTGCAGCGCCCATCATATTGTTAATTAAATTTGTAACTGGTTCACGAGTGACTTGGCCTAGAACAATTTTTGCGATTGGTTCTTTCGCTTTCAGCATAGAATTTGCAGCTTCTAGCATCCCGATGTCATTTAGTTCACCTACTATATTAAACATTTGATTTAAAGCATCTTCATTATTCGCTAAAAGTTCTTTTAAATCTTCGAGTTTTTGTTGTTTGAGTTCTTCCTCAGTTAGCTCCTGCTTCTGGATCGCTTGAATAGGTGCTGCCATACTCTTTTCTCCTCCCTATTTATCCCGCTTTAACGGGCAGTAAGACCCCTACCTCAAAATTCAGCGAAAGCAAAGAAGTTAGGTGGGGGATCAACTGCCCGTAAAAGCCCGATTGGTTCAACTAATAATCAGTGGGGGATGAACACCCCCCCACTGATTAAAGTTTCACTTTATCCGTTAAATGTACGTATCCTGGACGAGCCCACTTGCGATTTACCTCAATGCCGTTTTGAGGGTGACGCTTTTTATTACGCGGGTTCGTTTTTGGCATCGGATTCTCTCCTTCTACTTCTAACACTTCCATACGCACTTTCGTTTGTTTATATGCAGGCGTATTCGTACGTTGATCAACCGCAGGACCTGTTAAGAAATTAATTGCCGTTTCATTATCTGTCGAGTTCATCGGTAAATACAGCTCATTCGCTTTTACACGATCCGTTACAAGTGCACGTAATTTAAGTGCTCCGAATGGAGAAACAAGGCGTACTAACGAACCAGTTTTCACCCCGCGTTCCCTTGCTAACTCTGGAGAAACTTCAACGAAAACACCTGGTACTTTCGATTGAATACCAGTTGATTTATTTGTCATGTTCCCTTCATGGAAATGCTCAAGCATACGACCGTTATTAATGTGAAGATCGTATTCTGCTGGAAATTCAGCAGGACGTACCCAATCAGCTATCGCAAAACGAGCCTTTTTGTCCGGGAAATTAAATCCATCTTTGAATAGAAGCGGCGTATTCGTTCCATCAAAACTTCCCCAGTGGAAACTGTTCCACCCTTCAAGCACTTCATAGTTTGCGTGTGCGAATAGTGGTGATAAACTCGCCATTTCAGCAAAGATTTCACTTGGATGATTATAGTTCCAGTTCGCACCTAACTTATTGGCAATTGCTTGCACGATCCACCAGTCTGGTTTCGCATCTCCTAATGTTGGAAGTACTTGATATAACCTTTGTACACGACGCTCTGTATTTGTAAAAGTACCTTCTTTTTCAAGAGATGGCGCTGCTGGTAATACGACATCAGCGTATTGAGCTGTTTTAGAAAGGAACACATCTTGAACGACAAAGAATTCAAGACTTGATAACACTTCATGTACGTGATTTGCGTTAGAGTCTACAAGAGCCATATCCTCTCCAACAAGGTACATAGCTTTCATTTTCCCTTTATCAATTGCGTGAAGCATTTCAATGTTATTAAGACCTGGTTTGTTATCAATTTTTACTCCGTAAGCTATTTCAAATTTCGCACGTTCTACATCGTCAGTAACGTGCTGATATCCTGGAAGCCAGCCTGGAAGTGTTCCCATATCACAAGCACCTTGTACGTTATTATGACCTCGAAGCGGATATGCACCAGCACCTGGACGGCGATAGTTTCCTGTTGCAAGTAGTAAGTTTGAAATTGCAGCGGAAGTATCTGAACCACCGGTATTTTGCGTTACCCCCATTCCCCAAAGAATACACGTACCATCTGCATCACGAATCATTTCTGCCATTGTAACGAGCGTTTCTTTTGAAATGCCTGTAATCTCTTCTGCGTATTCAAGCGTATATTCCGCGAGACTACCTTTGAAATCATCAAAGAAGTTTACATTTTCATCGATGAACTGCTGATCGTGCCAACCTTGATCAATCATATATTTCGTAACAGCCATTAACCATACTTGGTCCGTTCCTTGCTTTGGACTAACAAAGATATCTGAACGCTCTGCCATTTCAGTTTTACGAAGATCTGCAACAATTAGTTTTTGACCGTGAAGTTTATGCGCACGTTTCACACGAGTCGCTAATACCGGGTGACCTTCTGTTGGATTACAACCGACGATAATAACAAGACCCGATTGCGCGATATCTTTAATCGTCCCTGCATCTCCGCCCATACCAATTGTACGGAACAATCCATCTGTCGCTGGTGATTGACAATAACGTGAGCAGTTATCAACGTTATTCGTTTCGAACACTTGACGCGCTAATTTTTGAATAACATAATTATCTTCATTCGTAATTTTAGAAGAAGAAATAAAGCCGATAGAGCCTTTACCGTACTCTTCTTTAATAGAGCTCAATTTATTTGCCACTACATTAAGCGCTTCTTCCCAAGTTGATTCAACGAACACTCCATTTTTACGAATTAAAGGTTTCGTAAGTCGTTTTTCAGAATTAACGAAATCCCAACCGAATTTTCCTTTTACACAAGTAGAAATTGCATTAACTGGTGCCTCAGAGGTTGGTTGTACCTTTAAAATTTTGCGCCCTTTCGTCCATACTTCAAATGAACAACCTACACCACAAAACGTACAAACTGTTTTCGTCTTCTTCGTACGAGTATCGCGCATCGCAGCTTCTACTTCTGACACAGCGAAAATACCGCTATATCCAGGTTCGACCTCTTTAATAAGATCAACCATAGGTTCCAGAATATCCGGTTTTAACCCTGTCATAAATCCAGCCTCACCGAGCATCGATTTCTCCATTAATGCATTACAAGGACAAATTGTTACACATTGACCGCAGCTTACACATGAAGAATCGTTAATATCTACTCCTTCATCCCAAATAACACGAGGACGCTCTGCCTCCCAATCAATAGATAACGTTTCATTTACTTGTAAGTTTTGACACACTTCTACACATTGACCACACGCGATACATTGATTCGGGTCATAGCGATAAAATGGATGAGACATATCAACTTCGCTTGCATCAACTTTTGGCTCGTAAGGATATTTTTGATGCTCAATTTCCATTAATTCTGCCGTATTATGCAATTTACAATTCCCGTTATTGTTGTCACATACCGTACAGTAAAGTAAATGATTTTCTAGTAAACGGTCCATCGCCTCATGTTGTGCTGCCTTCGCACTAATAGAGGACAACTCGATACTCATACCGTCCGTCACTACTGTAGAACACGATCGCACTAGCTTTCCATTCACTTCTACAATACAAGTATCACACGTTTGAATAGGATCCACTTCCGGCACGTAACAAATTTGTGGATGTTCAATTTCGTTCTCATTAATAATGCCCAGTATAGTTGAACCAGGCTCAGCATTATACTCTTTGCCGTCAATTGTAATATGAACCATGCTGTCATTCATGGTTACTCCCCCTTTTTGAGAATAAAAAAAACTCCACCACGAAAATATACGCACCACATTTTTGGCACGTTATCATCATGGTGGAGTAGTTTATTAGCACATCTTGCTAAAATACCAGTCCATTTATTCATAAATAAAATGATAGATTCATAACAGGTCATATCACGATTCCATCTTTAACACTGTAATTATAGCGTTAAATCCAAAAATACACAATATCAAAATGATAAAAAGGTCACAGCACATAATGCTCTGACCTTTTTACTACCTTTCAGGATTATTCTGAGATGACTTACTTCCCGGTGCAAACCAACCAATTAGTGCAATAGCAACTAATACTCCGTAGAAGATTAAAGTCCAAGTTGTACTGTGCGGGAAATCATGGTCTAAAATACCAATATCCTCGTGGGCAAGTGTAATTACAGCAAGTTTGACGCCGACCCAAGCAACAATTGCATATGCTGTTGTTTCCAGTGCCGGACGTTTCTCAAGTAATTGTACAAACCAAGTTGCTGCAAATTTAATTAAAATAAGTCCGGCGATCCCTCCAAGAAGTACAACTATGAACTGTCCTCCATCCATACCACCGAAATCTTCTAGCGGTGAATCTGGAAGACCGAGGGCAAGAGCGACCGCAGCTAATATTGAATCAATTGCGAAAGCAAGGTCAGCTAATGCAATCTTTCCTACTGTGAACCAGTAGCTTTTACCTGCCGCTTCCTTTTCATTTTCCTCGCGAATATTTTGATTGTTTTTTCCAAATTGTGCCTGAATGACATGCTTTAATCCTAAGTAAAGAAGATAAGCTGCTCCTATCGCCTGTATTTGCCAAACATTTGCAATAAATGAAATGGCAAATAGGGCTGCGAATCGAAAAACAAAGGCCATAATGATTCCGTAATTTATAGCTCTTTTTTTCTCTTCTTCAGGTAAATGCTTGGCTATAACTGCTAGTACAAGGGCATTATCAGCCGATAACAATCCTTCTAATCCGATTAAAATTAGTAATGCCCAGGCATATTCTAGCCATATTGAATCCATCCGCTTCTCTCCTTTCTAAAACTAAAATCAGATAAGGTCTTTGCTCAATAGAATTTCCTATTAAGCGAAATTAAATGCTAAAACTTATGGATAAAACATTTGAACGGTTACTTTGCTGTCCTCTATTTGTTATAATTTCAACAAAAAACAAATCTAGATTGTGGTTTTCTTAGAAAAGGTGACGCGACATTGTGCTTAAAAACTTGATGAATTCATCTTCACTTACAGGTTTACTGTAGTAATAGCCCTGAATTAGATAACATGCATTACGTTGTAACACTGTTAATTGTTCCTTCGTTTCCACCCCTTCTGCGATCACTTTCATGTTTAAAGTATGCGCTAGTGAAATAATGGTATGAATAATTTCATTTCCATCAGTAGAATTTCCGATCCTATTAACAAATTCTCTTGGAATTTTTAAGGTATCAATTGGATACAAAGGGAGATATGCTAATGAAGAATACCCTGTGCCAAAATCGTCAATTGATAAATGTACACCATATGATTTTAATGCTTTTAACTTCGATAAGGTTTCTTTTTCATCTACCATTGCTATTCTCTCTGTTAATTCTAAATCAATCGAACTAGCAGGTACCCCTACTTCTTCTATAGTAGATATGATTGCTTGAACAAAATCTTTCTGTTCAAACTCTATAGCTGATAAATTTATCCCCATTTTTAGATTTGCATAGCCTGCAGAATGCCACTTTTTCAGTTGTCGACACGCTTCCTGTAACGTCCATTTCCCAATTGGAATAATTTGCGACGTTTCTTCCGCGATAGGTATAAAGTCAAAAGGAGAAATAAGTCCCAGTTCTGGATGTTGCCAACGAATTAAAGCCTCTGCACCAATAACCATACCAGTCTTACTGTCAACTTGTGGTTGATATAATAAAAACAACTCATTATTTTCTAATGCCTTCGGTAAATCCTGTTCTAATCGTAATCGTCTTGTTATTTTTTTTGATAATGTCTCGTCATACATGCAAACAGCATTATTACCTTTTTCCTTTGCACTATACATAGCAATATCAGCATGTTGTAAAAGTGTAGTAGTATTTATTCCTCCAAACGGATACACCGCTATTCCTATACTAAGAGATAAATAAAAACTATGTTGATTAACTACAAATGCTTCTTCAGTTATACGAAATAGAGTTTCACACAAATCCAATAGCTGTTGCTCTGTATGGTTATGGACTATGATTGCAAACTCATCTCCCCCTATTCTCGCTAGAGGAATAGCCGGTAACAGACATGTCCTAAAACGCTTAGCAACTTCTTTTAAAACACTGTCACCAATTGAATGTCCCAGTGTATCATTAATAGTCTTAAAACGATTTAAATCTATATACAAGAGTCCAAATTCATCCTGCGTTTTTCGTGCACGCTCAATGGATTTTTCTAATTCTTGTTGGAAGAATATTCGATTTCCAATCTCCGTCACTGTATCATGGAATGCTAGATAGTTTATCTCATCTTGTTGTCTCTTCATTCTCGTAATGTCTTTTACCATTACATAACTCCCAAAAGTTTGTCCTTCTATCATAATAGGAACAATGGTGACGTACCAAAAATGAATGTCCTTCTCATTATTATTTTGCACACGTAATTGTAACGAAGCCGAACTGCATCGTTTCCCTTCCTGTAGAGCTGCTTCCAATTCAAATCTATCTTCGTCTAAAAAAATCGAGAAGCACTCTTTACCTATTAATTCATCACTGTTTTTTCCTAATAACATACTTCCAGCCTGGTTTATATTTAACACAGTACCATTTGAATTAATCGTTAAAATAGGATCTGGATGATACTCATATAATGACTTAAATCTCTCTTGATTTTTGACCAAGTCATTGGATTTTTTTATTAAATCTTCTGTTCTTTGAGATACTTTTTGTTCTAATTGATTATTAAACACTTTTAACATCTCAGTTAAATCTCTGTTTTGCATTCGTACGATAGTATGACGAATCAGCACAAATACAAATGCAATACAATTTCCAGTAATAAGTGTAGCCGAGGAAGTTTGCTCTTTAAGAGTAAAACCAATTAAGACTGCAACTGCAAGATAAGGAAATATGACAAGAAGTTTCTTTCCGAATGTCGGATCAATAATAAAATAATTTCTTCTAGAAGAAGCATTCTTCGGTATAGCAGCAGCAATAGCAATTAATAATAGGAAAACTCTATACAAACACCTTAATAATATAAGTGAACGATCTGACAAATCATCTTGTAAGTAAAAATACAAGTAGTCCGTAATAGCCAATCCAGTTAATACGAGAATAAAAATAAATAATTTACTTTTCGCATTAAAAATAGCTGGTCGAAAGATCAGGCTAATTCCTAGTAAAAGAAGCAATAAATCTATAATCGGAAAAATAAATGAAAGAAAAACATCTCCAATTGATAAGAATAAGATATTTGCAGAAGGTTTATTAAATAGGTACCACTCTAATGTAAAAATAGCAGTAACAACAATACATAAATCACAAAGTAAATACGCCTTTTCCCACTTGTTACATTCCATAATGATTTTATAAAAGAATGCAAAGAGAAAGAAGAATAAGAAAAACAACAAAAACACATCAGAGATATTAAAATTTTGTATTGGTAATTCTACATTAAGTACTTGA
Proteins encoded:
- the glp gene encoding gephyrin-like molybdotransferase Glp, with protein sequence MERRVPITVEEAVRKVMEFANCGVKELVPLELAYGRTLAADLVADHDVPSFDRSPYDGFAIRAKDTLRASRENPIVFEVIGEIGAGSVFPKEVGAFQAVRIMTGAQIPKGCNAVVMLELTRHRQYENIGKSYMEVRRSFKEGDNISFQGEDARKGTVLAKRGCYINPGISALLATFGYSEVPVAKKPIIGLLATGSELLDVNEELQPGKIRNSNTYMISSQIRRAGGRVKYFGKFSDDFHMCYEAVKRALSEVDMLITTGGVSVGDYDYLPAIYGKLGASVLFNKVAMRPGSVTTVAQLNGKLLFGLSGNPSACYVGFELFVKPSIRAYMFSETPHVKREKAILGEDFLKPNPFTRFVRAKLKYNEGQLVAYPSGFDKSSSVSSLAESNIFIVLLGGTRGYKKGMFVDILLLEDNEGSKWPWAFRKVGRDFDGTSSI
- a CDS encoding MoeB/ThiF family adenylyltransferase; translated protein: MIERYSRQQLFTPIGSKGQEKIRNKHVLIVGAGALGSASAESFVRAGIGKLTIIDRDYVEWSNLQRQQLYAEQDAIEKLPKVIAAQNRLKQINSEVQIQALVMDARVDNMEALLGGVDVIIDATDNFDIRFVINDISQKHNIPWIYGSCVGSYGMSYTIIPKKTPCLHCVLKSVPVTGATCDTVGIISPAVQIVAAYQVAEAFKILVEDYEAIRKTFLMFDIWSNQHHSIKLGKIKTEDCPSCGTNRTYPYLSYENQTKTAVLCGRNTVQIRPAHNNHYNFDELEKVLKNHGKVDRNPYLLSCQLEDYRIVIFQDGRVFIHGTNEIQKAKQLYYRLLG
- a CDS encoding formate/nitrite transporter family protein, whose product is MAFHKPEQIAALVIESGVQKVRQPLSAMLILGFLGGAFISLGFLLNIRVLGNVPEQWGSLVNFIGGAVFPIGLMLVVLAGGELITGNMMSMSMALYARKISLKHVLNNWAWITLTNFVGALFVAYCFGHLGGLTEGAYLNKTIAIAQDKLHESFGRTLILAIGCNWLVCLAIWLAYGTNDLIGKIVGIWIPIMAFVVIGFQQVVANMFVISAVIFAGHLTWMDLAKNFVPVFIGNVIGGAGFVGFAYFSCYQKQSVIEKDVLKK
- the moaA gene encoding GTP 3',8-cyclase MoaA, whose amino-acid sequence is MKSVTLDKLDRPLKDLRISVTDRCNFRCRYCMPEEIFGRDYSFLSNDKILSFDEIERITRIFVSLGVRKLRITGGEPLLRKDLPELIQRLNEIDGVEDIGLTTNGSLLKKFAPDLYKAGLSRVTVSLDSLNEERFSYLNGNRSKVKTVLAGIQAAAEAGMKIKMNMVVQKGKNEQDIVQMAEYFKENKHILRFIEYMDVGNFNGWELGEVVSKQEILKMINEVMPLERIEANYPGEVATRYRYMGSEEEIGIISSVTDSFCSSCTRARISAEGKLYTCLFASKGNDLKELLRSGYTDEEITDIIRDIWNNRSDRYSDERLSNTNKKTMPKIEMSHIGG
- the fdhD gene encoding formate dehydrogenase accessory sulfurtransferase FdhD; its protein translation is MKSIQVEREIFKYEQGEFKHIEDSIVTEFPVTVKINGQEFVTMVSTPEYIEDMVIGFLASEGIIRKYEDIDEIWVQEKEGYVHVKTTKINPYYRDMQNKRYITSCCGMSRQGFVFANDALTAKEMNDIRVKISAEDCFRLMNDMQQSASTFQHTGGVHNAALCDVSGIVLSRMDIGRHNALDKIYGYCLKNNISIGDKIIVFSGRISSEILLKVAKIGCEVILSKSAPTELALELAEQLGITTIGFIRNKSLNVYTHPERIVNINK
- a CDS encoding DUF2294 domain-containing protein; this encodes MSKMVHEFNDMIRKLRKDLFGKGPERIHTVFAENMAIATLYGNLTPTEKFISGTMEGAEMVHMARTKMIQEVYAANSREHLEELVGAKLVHLFSDMKVDEDIAVSVFVFDKNIT
- a CDS encoding DUF1641 domain-containing protein; protein product: MAAPIQAIQKQELTEEELKQQKLEDLKELLANNEDALNQMFNIVGELNDIGMLEAANSMLKAKEPIAKIVLGQVTREPVTNLINNMMGAAGALTELDPELTKKLIGSVLTGMDEGNQHLQSNKKVGILDLMKVLKDPDINRAIGFGLHFLKGMGKGLKEE